Proteins from one Pyrobaculum neutrophilum V24Sta genomic window:
- a CDS encoding queuosine precursor transporter, with product MFAILQAWAYGVALYLIYLTLIRLWRERIDAVLVGLFFGTLTAAQFIANKLVDYGIGVAPAGTVIFMTNVAVLDAMALFFGRGFAMRAVRLGFFFQAAVAFAAWAAAQLPPPAWFAERAAVVDSVIAPSARIALASLAAYLISSTVDVYIVTKWPRLHILARVYSSSFVAMAVDTLVFISLAFGPEAQIIVGQILVKWAQVPLEALLIYGARRYVASLKA from the coding sequence GTGTTCGCCATACTTCAGGCGTGGGCGTACGGGGTGGCGCTGTATCTAATCTACCTGACGCTTATTAGGCTGTGGAGAGAGAGGATAGACGCGGTGCTTGTAGGCCTCTTCTTCGGCACGCTTACGGCGGCGCAGTTTATCGCCAACAAGCTTGTGGACTACGGCATTGGCGTGGCCCCCGCCGGCACCGTCATCTTCATGACTAACGTCGCCGTGTTGGACGCCATGGCGCTGTTCTTCGGCAGGGGGTTCGCCATGAGGGCCGTGAGGCTCGGCTTCTTCTTCCAGGCGGCGGTGGCCTTCGCCGCCTGGGCCGCCGCACAGCTACCCCCGCCGGCGTGGTTCGCCGAGAGAGCCGCCGTGGTGGACTCGGTAATTGCCCCCTCCGCCAGGATTGCGCTTGCCTCCCTCGCCGCCTACCTCATATCCTCCACCGTGGACGTCTACATCGTCACCAAGTGGCCCCGCCTCCACATACTCGCCAGGGTCTACAGCTCCTCCTTCGTGGCGATGGCGGTGGACACCCTGGTCTTCATCTCGCTGGCCTTCGGCCCCGAGGCGCAGATCATAGTGGGCCAGATACTTGTCAAGTGGGCCCAAGTCCCGCTTGAGGCGCTTCTCATCTACGGGGCGAGGAGGTACGTCGCGTCGCTTAAGGCGTAA
- a CDS encoding undecaprenyl-diphosphate phosphatase, whose protein sequence is MDLLAALVLGVIQGVAEWLPISSKTQIMFASQVLLGAGPELAYSLGLFLEAASVLAALIYFRGVYLEILRGLLGDAEGRRWLKYVVVTTAVTGAVGIPLYLAAKRYLLLGASAGWLMIALGLAVILNAAILQRARAAAGLKTFGEMPLSHMALVGLAQALSVLPGVSRSGITTTTLLLLGYRPDEAFKSSFVLVPIAGLGATALAYLSEGNAVATPEAATAMAVGLVVSLATIRALLQFAKSRHVALVNIAVGALAIAGGLAKILTP, encoded by the coding sequence ATGGACCTCCTGGCCGCCCTTGTCCTCGGGGTGATTCAGGGAGTGGCCGAGTGGTTGCCGATAAGTAGCAAAACGCAGATAATGTTCGCCTCTCAAGTTCTCCTAGGCGCGGGGCCTGAGCTGGCCTACTCCCTGGGGCTCTTCCTCGAGGCCGCCTCGGTCTTAGCCGCCTTGATATACTTCAGAGGCGTCTATCTGGAGATCCTACGGGGGCTCCTGGGAGACGCCGAGGGAAGGAGGTGGCTTAAATACGTGGTGGTCACCACGGCGGTGACGGGCGCGGTGGGGATACCGCTTTATCTAGCGGCCAAGCGCTACCTCCTCCTAGGCGCAAGCGCCGGCTGGCTCATGATCGCGTTGGGCCTCGCCGTAATCCTCAACGCGGCCATCCTCCAGAGGGCCCGCGCCGCGGCTGGGCTAAAAACCTTCGGCGAAATGCCGCTTAGCCACATGGCGTTGGTCGGCCTAGCCCAAGCCCTCTCGGTTCTACCCGGCGTAAGCCGCTCCGGCATAACCACAACCACGTTGCTGTTGCTGGGATATCGGCCAGACGAGGCCTTCAAATCATCCTTCGTCCTAGTCCCAATCGCGGGCCTAGGCGCAACGGCGCTCGCCTACCTCTCAGAGGGAAACGCGGTCGCGACGCCGGAGGCCGCCACAGCCATGGCCGTAGGCCTCGTGGTAAGCCTCGCTACGATAAGGGCACTGCTCCAGTTCGCGAAAAGCAGACACGTGGCGTTGGTGAACATAGCCGTGGGAGCTCTGGCGATAGCCGGCGGACTCGCAAAAATACTTACGCCTTAA
- a CDS encoding DUF6884 domain-containing protein: MYSVVTNCTAEKLGVAAPARELYRGPSVRRIAKVVDEARAAGIPAALYIISARYGLVREDEVLEPYDETLSGRSPEEIKSWARAVGLLDAVDKLAERSTVVVVASKPYYTAVEEVVCRRGLYVLAPYRACGRWIKTGNFNKHIALRSLLMSLSDGGSPPSHEESRNLRRRRV; encoded by the coding sequence GTGTATTCTGTGGTCACCAACTGCACGGCTGAGAAGCTCGGCGTGGCGGCCCCCGCAAGGGAGCTCTACAGAGGGCCGTCCGTTAGGCGTATAGCGAAGGTGGTGGACGAGGCGAGGGCAGCGGGTATCCCCGCCGCGCTCTACATCATATCTGCCAGATATGGGCTGGTGCGCGAGGACGAGGTGCTGGAGCCCTACGACGAAACGCTGAGCGGGAGATCTCCCGAGGAGATAAAAAGTTGGGCTAGGGCGGTGGGGCTTCTCGACGCGGTGGACAAACTGGCCGAGAGATCCACCGTTGTGGTTGTGGCGTCTAAGCCGTATTACACGGCGGTGGAGGAGGTCGTCTGTAGACGTGGGCTGTACGTCCTTGCCCCATATAGGGCATGCGGAAGGTGGATAAAGACAGGCAACTTCAACAAGCACATCGCGCTCCGGAGCCTGCTGATGAGTCTCTCCGACGGCGGCTCTCCCCCCTCCCACGAGGAGAGCCGGAACCTACGTAGGAGACGTGTTTAA
- a CDS encoding precorrin-2 dehydrogenase/sirohydrochlorin ferrochelatase family protein → MRIPLWVEASRLKVLVLGGGAVGTRRARYFHSAGAKVRVVARDIAPELQTLGVEIKQADLNHYDPAEDMRWADVVVIAVSDAALAEKLYRQAEALGKLVNDATDAARTHVVVPYERQIAGLRVAVTSEGAAGTPARLSLDVIEDCVKRSWIPTFYRAYSQLKSEAKTHIKDVKTRLRFYQLLAEDEKFMELVKKGDEKAAVERGREILKTLWGENPV, encoded by the coding sequence ATGCGCATCCCGCTCTGGGTAGAGGCCTCACGCTTGAAGGTGTTGGTGTTGGGGGGTGGCGCCGTGGGGACGCGGAGGGCTAGGTACTTCCACTCCGCCGGCGCCAAGGTCAGGGTTGTGGCCAGGGATATCGCGCCGGAGTTGCAGACGTTGGGCGTGGAGATAAAGCAGGCCGACCTCAACCACTACGACCCGGCGGAGGACATGAGGTGGGCCGACGTCGTAGTTATCGCCGTCAGCGACGCCGCCCTCGCGGAAAAGCTCTATAGACAAGCAGAGGCCCTGGGCAAGCTTGTAAACGACGCGACAGACGCCGCGCGTACACACGTGGTCGTGCCCTACGAAAGGCAGATTGCCGGGCTGAGGGTTGCTGTGACAAGCGAAGGCGCCGCCGGCACGCCGGCGCGGCTCTCCCTAGACGTGATAGAGGACTGTGTAAAGAGGAGCTGGATCCCAACCTTCTACAGGGCGTACAGCCAGCTGAAAAGCGAGGCTAAGACACACATAAAGGACGTAAAAACCCGGTTGCGCTTCTACCAACTACTGGCCGAAGACGAAAAATTTATGGAACTTGTAAAAAAGGGCGACGAGAAAGCCGCGGTCGAGCGGGGGAGGGAGATACTCAAGACGCTATGGGGAGAAAACCCGGTCTGA
- a CDS encoding uroporphyrinogen-III synthase — translation MGDGAEVVVVRIKEGGCPPGVRCLTIGRVVPRRGVEVPDGDYLVVMSPAVAQAVDVGKLRQRFRCVVCVGPSTARAVGGCAVPREYTSYGVARLLKELAPGRVVVLRSSAGNDVLRRLLPGVVEVPVYDVELDPAKIRAAAEAVAQARAVVVTSSAVAEAVAKAVDLGGKVVVAIGAVTSQRLAQLGIRHITAEEATIEKAVETAKKALI, via the coding sequence ATGGGAGACGGCGCGGAGGTTGTCGTAGTTAGAATCAAGGAGGGGGGTTGCCCCCCCGGCGTCCGCTGCCTAACGATAGGGAGGGTGGTCCCCCGGAGGGGGGTGGAGGTGCCCGACGGGGACTACCTCGTCGTCATGAGCCCCGCCGTGGCTCAAGCCGTAGATGTGGGGAAGCTGAGGCAGAGATTCCGCTGCGTGGTATGCGTAGGACCCTCCACGGCCAGGGCGGTGGGGGGCTGCGCCGTGCCGCGGGAGTACACCAGCTACGGAGTGGCGCGTCTGCTTAAGGAGCTGGCGCCCGGCAGAGTGGTGGTCTTGAGGTCCAGCGCCGGCAACGATGTACTGCGGAGGCTTCTCCCCGGCGTCGTGGAGGTGCCGGTCTACGACGTGGAGCTGGACCCGGCGAAGATACGGGCCGCCGCCGAGGCCGTGGCGCAGGCGAGAGCCGTTGTAGTGACGAGCTCCGCCGTGGCCGAGGCCGTGGCTAAGGCCGTTGATCTCGGAGGTAAGGTGGTTGTGGCGATAGGCGCCGTGACCTCCCAAAGGCTTGCCCAGCTGGGCATACGCCACATAACCGCTGAGGAGGCCACGATAGAAAAAGCTGTGGAGACCGCAAAAAAAGCCCTTATTTAA
- the cobA gene encoding uroporphyrinogen-III C-methyltransferase yields MGRVYIVGAGPGDPELITVKGLRLLGNADVVLHDRLVAPELLRRVKPGAVVVDVGKRPGGAGPTQAEINEMLLKYAQLYDTVVRLHGGDPLVFGRGFEECEYLAARGVSCEFVPGVTSGFAAPARFYIPPVVRGTASSVALTTGREDPSKGLRQVDFRKLAAAVDTIVVYMGASSAAEIASELIAGGLPRDTPVAVVKSAYFPDEELRLLTLGELGPVPNPSIIVVGKVVERGVRLWETARRLS; encoded by the coding sequence GTGGGGAGGGTCTACATAGTGGGGGCTGGGCCGGGCGACCCCGAGCTTATCACGGTCAAGGGGCTTAGGCTTTTGGGAAACGCAGACGTGGTGCTCCACGATAGGCTGGTGGCGCCTGAACTGCTGAGGCGTGTGAAGCCGGGGGCGGTGGTGGTAGACGTGGGTAAAAGGCCGGGGGGCGCCGGCCCCACGCAGGCGGAGATAAACGAGATGCTTCTCAAATACGCGCAGCTCTACGACACGGTGGTGAGGCTCCACGGGGGGGACCCCCTGGTGTTTGGAAGAGGCTTCGAGGAGTGTGAATATCTGGCGGCCAGGGGGGTGTCCTGCGAGTTTGTCCCCGGCGTCACAAGCGGCTTCGCCGCGCCGGCCCGCTTCTACATACCCCCCGTGGTTAGAGGGACGGCGAGCTCCGTGGCTTTGACCACGGGGAGGGAGGACCCCTCGAAGGGCCTGCGCCAGGTGGACTTCAGAAAGCTCGCAGCGGCCGTCGACACCATCGTTGTATACATGGGCGCCTCCTCCGCCGCCGAAATAGCCTCGGAGCTCATCGCCGGCGGTCTGCCCAGGGATACGCCGGTGGCCGTGGTGAAATCGGCGTATTTCCCAGACGAGGAGCTCCGCCTACTGACGTTGGGCGAGCTCGGCCCGGTGCCAAACCCAAGCATCATAGTGGTGGGCAAGGTGGTGGAGAGGGGGGTTAGGCTATGGGAGACGGCGCGGAGGTTGTCGTAG
- the hemL gene encoding glutamate-1-semialdehyde 2,1-aminomutase — translation MLFERARGVFPGGVNSPARALKHLAAPLVANGASGPYLYTDRGRLVDYCMAFGAIILGHAHPRVKNAVAKQLERGWIYALLTEEEVAYAERIKAHVPSIEKMRIVNSGTEATMNAVRLARGYTRRDVIIKFDGNFHGSHDYVLVKAGSGAATWGVPTSAGVPQDVIKLTAVVPYNDVDAFVKAVREVGGRLAAVIVEPIAANYGLIIPDREFIKALREETERAGALLIFDEVVTGFRVGLSGAQGHFGVRPDLTTLGKVVGGGFPIGIFGGRADVMDMVAPSGPVYNAGTYNAHPVSVAAGLAVVEELERGEPYKIANEAAERLARGIEDIAGRVGFDVVVKQIASMFQLYFRRGDVKTPQDVRESDERLYLKLHELAIKHGVYLAPSQYETNFTSAAHTRDVVETTLAALEKAFTELKSQVGK, via the coding sequence ATGCTATTTGAAAGAGCTAGGGGCGTTTTCCCAGGCGGGGTGAACTCCCCAGCTAGGGCGCTTAAACACCTCGCCGCCCCCCTTGTGGCCAATGGGGCCTCGGGGCCCTACCTCTACACAGACAGGGGGAGGCTCGTGGACTACTGCATGGCCTTCGGCGCGATTATACTAGGCCACGCCCACCCCCGCGTAAAAAACGCGGTGGCGAAGCAGCTGGAGAGGGGGTGGATCTACGCCCTCCTCACGGAGGAGGAGGTCGCCTACGCCGAGAGGATAAAAGCCCACGTGCCCTCCATAGAGAAAATGCGCATCGTAAACAGCGGCACCGAAGCCACGATGAACGCCGTGAGGCTGGCCAGGGGCTACACGAGGCGGGACGTCATCATCAAGTTCGACGGCAACTTCCACGGCTCCCACGACTACGTCCTCGTGAAAGCGGGCTCCGGCGCGGCCACCTGGGGGGTCCCCACGAGCGCGGGGGTGCCGCAGGACGTCATAAAGCTCACCGCCGTAGTGCCCTACAACGACGTCGACGCCTTCGTGAAAGCGGTTAGGGAGGTCGGCGGGAGGCTGGCGGCGGTCATCGTAGAGCCCATAGCGGCGAACTACGGCCTAATTATCCCAGACCGGGAGTTCATAAAGGCGTTGAGGGAGGAGACGGAGAGGGCGGGAGCCCTCCTCATCTTCGACGAGGTGGTCACCGGGTTTAGAGTTGGGCTTTCCGGGGCCCAGGGCCACTTCGGCGTGAGGCCGGACTTGACCACGTTGGGGAAGGTGGTGGGGGGCGGCTTCCCCATAGGCATATTCGGGGGGAGGGCAGACGTCATGGACATGGTAGCGCCCAGCGGCCCGGTGTACAACGCGGGCACCTACAACGCCCACCCGGTCTCCGTGGCGGCGGGGCTCGCCGTCGTGGAGGAGCTGGAGAGGGGGGAGCCGTATAAAATCGCCAACGAGGCCGCGGAGAGGCTGGCGAGGGGCATAGAGGACATAGCCGGGAGGGTCGGCTTCGACGTGGTTGTTAAACAAATCGCCTCAATGTTCCAGCTCTACTTCAGGAGGGGGGACGTGAAAACGCCGCAGGACGTGCGAGAAAGCGACGAGCGGCTATACCTCAAGCTACACGAGCTGGCCATTAAACACGGCGTGTATCTAGCGCCGTCGCAGTACGAGACTAACTTCACCTCGGCGGCGCACACCCGCGACGTCGTGGAGACCACCCTGGCGGCTCTCGAAAAGGCCTTTACAGAGTTAAAAAGCCAAGTCGGGAAGTAG
- a CDS encoding TIGR04053 family radical SAM/SPASM domain-containing protein yields MRGIRELIERFHSAPLIVFWESTKACPLACKHCRADAILRPLPGELNTEEGKRLIEQVASFGDPKPLLVITGGDPLMRNDLFDLVDYAVQLGVPTSLAPAVSPNLSPETLKAIREHGVKAISISLDGAREETHDEIRGVPGSFRNTLAAIKAAVDAGVQVQVNTVVWRKSLPELPEVVKLITDLGVKTWEVFFLIVTGRAREELDISPEEYEAAVQFLVDVSTYGIQVRTVEAPFYRRAKLERLEGKTYDSPLYRKLVERLGELMGPPRRGVDPTVVPTRDGFGIIFVAYDGTVYPSGFLPYPLGNVRRRSLVEIYRDHPLLQKMRRGEFGGRCGVCKYKDICGGSRARAFAYFKDPLAEDPACVYKP; encoded by the coding sequence GTGAGAGGGATTAGGGAGCTAATCGAGAGGTTCCACAGCGCCCCCCTCATCGTGTTTTGGGAATCCACCAAGGCCTGCCCCCTCGCCTGTAAACACTGTAGGGCAGACGCAATACTGAGGCCGCTACCCGGGGAGTTGAACACGGAGGAGGGCAAGAGGCTCATAGAGCAGGTGGCCTCCTTCGGCGACCCCAAGCCGCTTCTGGTGATCACCGGCGGCGACCCCCTCATGAGGAACGACCTCTTCGACCTCGTGGACTACGCCGTCCAGCTGGGGGTCCCCACGTCGCTTGCGCCTGCGGTTTCGCCGAACCTCAGCCCAGAGACGCTCAAGGCCATAAGGGAGCACGGCGTCAAGGCCATCTCCATAAGTCTAGACGGGGCGAGGGAGGAGACACACGACGAGATCCGGGGGGTCCCGGGGAGCTTCCGCAACACCCTGGCGGCTATCAAGGCGGCGGTAGACGCGGGGGTTCAGGTCCAGGTAAACACCGTCGTGTGGAGGAAATCCCTCCCCGAGCTCCCCGAGGTGGTTAAGCTCATCACCGACCTGGGGGTCAAGACGTGGGAGGTCTTCTTCCTCATAGTGACGGGGAGGGCGAGGGAGGAGCTGGACATCTCGCCTGAGGAGTACGAAGCCGCTGTGCAGTTCCTGGTGGACGTCTCCACATACGGCATCCAGGTGAGGACGGTGGAGGCGCCGTTCTACAGGAGGGCGAAGCTGGAGAGGCTGGAGGGCAAGACCTACGACAGCCCGCTGTATAGAAAGCTAGTGGAGCGGCTGGGCGAACTGATGGGCCCGCCTAGGAGGGGGGTCGACCCCACCGTGGTGCCCACCCGCGACGGCTTCGGCATAATCTTCGTGGCCTACGACGGCACCGTGTACCCAAGCGGCTTTCTGCCATACCCCCTGGGAAACGTCAGAAGACGGAGTCTGGTGGAGATATACAGGGATCACCCGCTACTCCAGAAGATGAGACGCGGCGAATTCGGCGGGAGGTGCGGAGTGTGTAAGTACAAGGACATATGCGGCGGCTCCAGGGCAAGGGCCTTCGCCTACTTCAAAGACCCGCTGGCGGAGGACCCGGCATGCGTCTACAAGCCATAG
- a CDS encoding phosphoribosylformylglycinamidine cyclo-ligase: protein MRYRDAGVDLDKHWAVHRAVSQYLGGARGLYTSSVELGGAELTLHVDGVGTKALLALELDRLEVAGRDCVAVNVNDIVCDGFKPVAVVDYVAVEPQHLEKVPRVVAGVASKAGEVGAQLLGGETAVLPGVIHGIDVVCTVLGVKAAYTRPPAPGDILIGLPSTGPHANGYSLLRRLFKPGEEVCGRPAAELLLAEVADYSAVLNAVREGAAAGAVHITGGGYRKLKKALGGLGAEVAFDVPCLFREVVKRGVEPREAYQVFNMGVGMVVYTPRDRLAEALRALEPLNPKPIGEVKQGGGLRVNGVEI from the coding sequence ATGAGGTACAGAGACGCCGGCGTTGACCTAGATAAACACTGGGCCGTTCACAGAGCCGTATCTCAGTATCTCGGGGGCGCCAGGGGGCTTTACACAAGCTCGGTGGAGCTCGGCGGCGCCGAGCTAACGCTCCACGTAGACGGCGTGGGGACGAAGGCGCTTCTCGCCCTTGAGCTAGACAGGCTTGAGGTGGCGGGGAGAGACTGCGTAGCTGTAAACGTAAACGACATAGTCTGCGACGGCTTCAAGCCGGTGGCGGTCGTCGACTACGTAGCGGTGGAGCCCCAACACCTCGAGAAGGTGCCCAGGGTCGTTGCCGGCGTCGCCTCCAAAGCCGGCGAAGTCGGCGCCCAGCTACTGGGCGGCGAGACGGCGGTGTTGCCGGGGGTGATCCACGGCATAGACGTGGTGTGCACGGTGCTTGGGGTGAAAGCCGCCTACACAAGGCCGCCCGCGCCAGGCGACATCTTGATAGGGCTCCCCTCCACGGGGCCTCACGCCAACGGCTACAGCCTACTACGGCGGCTGTTTAAGCCTGGAGAGGAGGTCTGCGGGAGGCCCGCGGCGGAGCTACTGCTGGCAGAGGTCGCCGACTACAGCGCCGTGCTAAACGCCGTGAGGGAGGGCGCGGCCGCCGGGGCGGTCCACATCACGGGGGGTGGGTACAGGAAGTTGAAGAAGGCGCTCGGCGGCTTGGGGGCGGAGGTGGCCTTCGACGTCCCCTGTCTCTTCAGAGAGGTGGTAAAGAGGGGGGTTGAGCCGCGGGAGGCCTACCAGGTTTTCAACATGGGCGTAGGCATGGTGGTCTATACGCCTAGGGACCGGCTCGCCGAAGCGCTGAGGGCCCTAGAGCCTCTAAATCCCAAGCCCATCGGCGAGGTAAAGCAAGGCGGCGGCCTACGGGTGAACGGCGTAGAGATCTAA